In Catenulispora sp. MAP5-51, the following are encoded in one genomic region:
- a CDS encoding alpha/beta fold hydrolase, translated as MNPRLAVTDHVFPVPLDHDEPDGATIEVFAREIVDPARAVDTVDASAGAGSLPWLVFLQGGPGGKSPRPSGHYPGWLSRALETHRVLLLDQRGTGRSTPVNPGFASRFGSAKDLARYLALHRADAIVRDAEVIRKRLCGDEPWETLGQSYGGFITLTYLSLAPEGLRACHVTGGLSGLEATADDVYRITYPLVEAKNREYYARYPADAELVRRIADAAAAGNVLLPDGTRLTARRLRNLGLAFGMSDGFERVHWILDEAFDGSGELTDTFALQVMQHTGYVDNPLFTIMQEPCFAQGPVPTAWAAQRIMAEHPRFAEDADPLLFTGEMIYPWMFEEIKALRPFAAAAEILADWTDWPALYDPARLAANQVPLAAAVYHDDMYVPAELSLRTLNQVGAARAWVTNEYEHDGVNASGDVVLSRLMDMNAGRC; from the coding sequence ATGAACCCACGCTTGGCCGTGACCGACCACGTGTTTCCCGTCCCCCTCGACCACGACGAGCCCGACGGCGCCACCATCGAGGTGTTCGCGCGCGAGATCGTCGACCCGGCGCGTGCCGTCGATACCGTCGATGCCAGTGCCGGCGCCGGAAGTCTGCCGTGGTTGGTCTTCCTCCAGGGCGGTCCCGGCGGCAAGTCGCCGCGGCCCAGCGGCCACTACCCGGGCTGGCTCTCGCGGGCGCTGGAGACCCATCGCGTGCTGCTGCTCGACCAGCGCGGCACCGGCCGGTCCACCCCGGTGAACCCGGGCTTCGCCTCCCGGTTCGGCTCCGCCAAGGACCTGGCGCGCTATCTTGCGCTGCACCGCGCGGACGCCATCGTCCGCGACGCCGAGGTGATCCGGAAGCGGCTGTGCGGGGACGAGCCCTGGGAGACGCTGGGCCAGAGCTACGGCGGATTCATCACCCTGACATACCTCTCGCTCGCCCCGGAAGGGCTGCGGGCCTGCCACGTCACCGGCGGCCTGTCGGGGCTGGAGGCCACCGCCGACGATGTCTACCGCATCACCTATCCGCTGGTCGAAGCCAAGAACCGCGAGTACTACGCACGCTATCCGGCCGACGCCGAACTGGTCCGCCGGATCGCCGACGCGGCGGCGGCCGGCAACGTGCTGCTGCCGGACGGCACCCGGCTGACCGCGCGCCGGCTGCGCAATCTGGGGCTGGCCTTCGGGATGAGCGACGGCTTCGAGCGCGTGCACTGGATCCTCGACGAGGCCTTCGACGGCTCGGGCGAGCTGACCGACACCTTCGCGCTCCAGGTCATGCAGCACACCGGCTACGTCGACAACCCCCTGTTCACCATCATGCAGGAGCCGTGCTTCGCCCAGGGCCCGGTGCCGACCGCGTGGGCGGCGCAGCGCATCATGGCCGAGCATCCGCGGTTCGCCGAGGACGCCGATCCGCTGCTGTTCACCGGCGAGATGATCTACCCCTGGATGTTCGAGGAGATCAAGGCCCTGCGACCGTTCGCCGCGGCCGCCGAGATCCTGGCCGACTGGACCGACTGGCCGGCGCTGTACGACCCGGCGCGCCTGGCCGCCAACCAGGTCCCGCTGGCGGCGGCCGTCTACCACGACGACATGTACGTGCCCGCGGAGCTGTCGCTGCGCACTCTCAACCAGGTCGGCGCCGCCCGCGCCTGGGTGACCAACGAATACGAGCACGACGGTGTGAACGCATCGGGGGACGTCGTGCTGTCCCGGCTGATGGACATGAACGCAGGACGGTGCTGA
- a CDS encoding M9 family metallopeptidase yields the protein MRNRSPLPRFAAATVAAAGLVVGLLANTASAAQHPASPRPAAVAQAAKHAPQAPSLTGADTGAASDAAADRTTPVPATLRGAPVKLGSTAGSGAGATSSSTTGATAQHPAIQSEAAAHAAVARKAAVTSCTTADFSGRSGAALVSFIESVDPTACINPLFSLSGTTANAVFNETNMLTVANAVAKSASSYTGTDSTGLYELMYFMQAGYYVQYQPNSGVPAYDATLSNAVVSGLTTLFNTPHFGDVTDANGQVLGEAVVITDSAQVQGSFLNVYKKILNAYTSAWDASYYMDGFLNNVYTPLWNGNWNAAFVTAVTNDSSIVDTLNSFARNHSALLGGSNDALDSNAGNDLARMVGITALQTKIRPLAKGLLGFSSITGTTANLWVHVAYQADQYDASQCSYYGTCNLASELTAASLPNTYACDNRTIKSQSLSASDQAAVCQSLRNEVPFFENLDKVTGPIPGEYESNDVIAIWDSPFEYEVYSWVIYGNDTDNGGETLTGDPTDPNNVVVSVEYIKSPDDGFVAGVWNLNHEYTHVMQSIYDMKGDFGTQITVPDVWWIEGQAEYVSYSYRGVTDTEAVAEAAKHTYKLSQLFQNTYAIDDTTRTYPWGYLAVRYMFERHPADIYTMLADFRTGNYTGGYAVYNNIGTAYDADFDSWLTAVAAGGGTTTLPACSDPNPQAMGQNCSRANQAESAGNTDYLWIYLPAGTSSLTVSTAGGTGNAALYYDPDNWAGPSTYTASSTGSGTTQKITVSNAAAGYRYISLYAVTAFSGVTVSTQY from the coding sequence CGGCGGCTGTCGCCCAGGCCGCAAAGCACGCTCCGCAGGCTCCGTCCCTGACGGGAGCCGACACCGGCGCCGCCTCCGACGCCGCCGCGGACCGCACGACGCCGGTGCCCGCCACCCTGCGCGGCGCCCCGGTGAAGCTGGGCTCGACGGCCGGCTCGGGGGCCGGCGCGACGAGCAGCTCGACCACCGGCGCCACGGCTCAGCACCCTGCGATCCAGTCCGAGGCGGCCGCCCACGCCGCGGTCGCGCGCAAGGCGGCCGTCACCTCCTGCACCACCGCCGACTTCTCCGGTCGCAGCGGTGCCGCGCTGGTCTCCTTCATCGAGTCCGTCGACCCGACCGCCTGCATAAACCCGCTGTTCTCGCTGAGCGGCACCACCGCCAACGCGGTGTTCAACGAGACCAACATGCTCACGGTCGCGAACGCCGTCGCGAAGTCGGCCTCGTCCTACACCGGTACCGACTCCACCGGTCTGTACGAACTGATGTACTTCATGCAGGCCGGGTACTACGTCCAGTACCAGCCCAACTCCGGTGTCCCGGCCTATGACGCGACGCTCAGCAACGCCGTCGTGTCCGGCCTGACCACGCTGTTCAACACCCCGCACTTCGGCGACGTCACCGACGCCAACGGCCAGGTGCTGGGCGAGGCGGTCGTCATCACCGACAGCGCGCAGGTGCAGGGCTCGTTCCTGAATGTGTACAAGAAGATCCTCAACGCCTACACCAGCGCGTGGGACGCCTCGTACTACATGGACGGCTTCCTGAACAACGTCTACACGCCGCTGTGGAACGGCAACTGGAACGCGGCGTTCGTCACCGCGGTGACCAACGACTCCAGCATCGTCGACACCCTGAACTCCTTCGCGCGCAACCACTCCGCGCTGCTGGGCGGTTCGAACGACGCCCTGGATTCCAACGCCGGCAACGACCTGGCGCGCATGGTCGGCATCACCGCGCTCCAGACGAAGATCCGTCCGCTGGCCAAGGGCCTGCTCGGCTTCTCCTCCATCACCGGCACGACCGCGAACCTGTGGGTCCACGTCGCCTACCAGGCCGACCAGTACGACGCGTCGCAGTGTTCGTACTACGGCACCTGCAACCTGGCCTCGGAGCTGACCGCGGCGTCCCTGCCGAACACCTACGCCTGTGACAACCGCACCATCAAGTCGCAGTCCCTCAGCGCCAGCGACCAGGCCGCGGTGTGCCAGAGCCTGCGCAACGAGGTGCCGTTCTTCGAGAACCTGGACAAGGTCACCGGGCCGATCCCCGGCGAGTACGAGTCCAACGACGTCATCGCGATCTGGGACAGCCCGTTCGAGTACGAGGTCTACTCCTGGGTCATCTACGGCAACGACACCGACAACGGCGGCGAGACCCTGACCGGGGACCCGACCGACCCGAACAACGTGGTCGTCTCCGTGGAGTACATCAAGTCGCCCGACGACGGCTTCGTGGCCGGCGTGTGGAACCTCAACCACGAGTACACGCACGTGATGCAGTCGATCTACGACATGAAGGGCGACTTCGGCACCCAGATCACCGTGCCGGACGTCTGGTGGATCGAGGGCCAGGCCGAGTACGTCTCCTACTCCTACCGCGGCGTCACCGACACCGAGGCGGTCGCCGAGGCGGCCAAGCACACCTACAAGCTCAGCCAGCTGTTCCAGAACACGTACGCGATCGACGACACCACGCGCACCTACCCGTGGGGCTACCTCGCGGTCCGCTACATGTTCGAGCGGCACCCGGCCGACATCTACACCATGCTCGCCGACTTCCGCACCGGTAACTACACCGGCGGCTACGCCGTCTACAACAACATCGGCACCGCCTACGACGCCGACTTCGACTCCTGGCTCACCGCCGTGGCCGCCGGCGGCGGCACCACCACCCTGCCGGCCTGCTCCGACCCGAACCCGCAGGCGATGGGCCAGAACTGCTCCCGCGCCAACCAGGCCGAGAGCGCCGGCAACACCGACTACCTGTGGATCTACCTGCCGGCCGGCACCAGCTCGCTGACCGTCTCCACCGCCGGCGGCACGGGTAACGCAGCCCTCTACTACGACCCGGACAACTGGGCCGGCCCCAGCACCTACACGGCCAGTTCCACCGGCTCCGGCACCACGCAGAAGATCACGGTGAGCAACGCGGCGGCCGGCTACCGCTACATCAGCCTGTACGCCGTCACCGCCTTCAGCGGGGTCACGGTCTCCACGCAGTACTGA